The following proteins come from a genomic window of Proteinivorax hydrogeniformans:
- a CDS encoding 4Fe-4S binding protein: MITIILDKCKGCNICVKNCPLEAIEVVDKKAYTNENCVACGICVRVCPFDAIEKDSKQSSDALSCTNCPVSCAIAPGKTGACARYVNDRNEIIRNRKLVVDSLTKKSNEKLPYKPIITAVGSGSTYPCCRPAPAIVQEKVDDVDVVTVVTEAPLSYSGVKVKIDTNMHIGEEGAKVKRDGKVVGMVTTEEYGSKMLTVGGANLLSNGNDGFIVAKTIVDLANSRKVTLKVEDGSTLELQQGQLPVIDGKTDTLMRVGCGSAAIGLFATHMSKVAQEAIILDYHVIGLLSEHFAGGEVGMQYSGVTPNGVKSTRGRYFGKQGHGWGGTDITDPVDAVADVDMNIAKPGYKILVTETTGQKAAVLEVQSDGSVKEILMPEDVKEVTNIMAQTCEQSSVSVIYTGGTGGSARAGVSSMPRKLTEAIHNDEVLMTLGGAPAFVLPGGGINFMVDVGKMVPDATTWVPTPATVAPVEYTMTRKKYDEIGGHKGHIMTREELNKKFNLGE; encoded by the coding sequence ATTATTACAATTATTTTAGATAAATGTAAAGGTTGTAATATATGTGTTAAAAACTGTCCACTAGAGGCAATTGAGGTTGTTGACAAAAAAGCATATACAAATGAAAATTGTGTAGCTTGTGGAATATGTGTAAGAGTTTGCCCGTTTGATGCAATAGAGAAAGATTCAAAACAGTCTTCAGACGCATTATCTTGTACAAATTGTCCGGTTAGTTGTGCCATTGCCCCAGGGAAGACGGGTGCGTGCGCCAGATATGTAAATGATCGTAATGAAATCATTAGAAATAGAAAGTTAGTTGTGGATAGTTTAACAAAGAAATCGAATGAGAAGTTACCTTATAAGCCTATAATTACAGCAGTTGGTAGCGGAAGTACCTATCCTTGTTGCCGTCCTGCCCCTGCAATAGTTCAAGAAAAAGTAGATGACGTGGATGTCGTGACTGTAGTTACAGAAGCTCCCCTTAGCTACAGCGGAGTAAAAGTAAAAATTGATACTAATATGCATATAGGAGAAGAGGGCGCAAAAGTAAAAAGAGATGGTAAAGTGGTGGGAATGGTTACCACTGAAGAATATGGTTCTAAGATGCTGACGGTGGGTGGCGCAAATTTATTAAGTAATGGAAATGATGGATTTATAGTAGCAAAGACAATTGTAGATTTGGCTAACTCCAGAAAAGTCACTTTAAAGGTTGAAGATGGAAGTACCCTAGAATTACAACAAGGTCAGCTTCCAGTTATCGATGGAAAAACAGATACGCTTATGAGAGTTGGATGTGGAAGTGCGGCAATTGGTTTGTTTGCAACTCATATGTCAAAAGTAGCACAAGAAGCAATTATATTAGATTATCATGTTATAGGTTTACTGTCAGAGCATTTTGCTGGAGGAGAAGTGGGAATGCAATACAGCGGCGTAACTCCCAATGGTGTTAAAAGTACCAGAGGAAGGTATTTTGGTAAACAGGGACATGGTTGGGGTGGAACTGATATAACAGATCCTGTAGATGCTGTGGCTGATGTAGATATGAATATAGCCAAACCAGGTTATAAAATCTTAGTTACTGAAACCACCGGTCAAAAAGCAGCGGTTTTAGAAGTTCAATCCGATGGTAGCGTAAAAGAAATCCTTATGCCTGAAGATGTAAAAGAAGTTACTAATATAATGGCTCAAACCTGTGAACAATCTTCAGTTTCAGTTATATATACAGGAGGAACCGGTGGAAGCGCTAGAGCAGGAGTATCAAGCATGCCTCGGAAATTAACCGAAGCTATTCACAATGATGAAGTTTTAATGACATTGGGAGGAGCACCAGCATTTGTCCTTCCAGGCGGTGGTATAAACTTCATGGTTGATGTTGGCAAAATGGTTCCTGATGCTACAACATGGGTTCCCACACCAGCAACGGTGGCACCAGTGGAGTACACTATGACCCGTAAAAAGTATGATGAGATTGGTGGACACAAAGGCCACATAATGACAAGAGAGGAACTTAATAAAAAATTCAACCTAGGTGAATAA
- a CDS encoding UPF0280 family protein translates to MIEKLKDDRVYVEQGPIRMVLDLSIDNKKKPNLALEVAEHVLGQFHKTLNYIPYVKGQKKLEAPIEEAPIALQKMLKAVEKCSDSFMTPLSAVAGSFSDIALEKALELGCQRIIVNNGGDIALTDVDNPINVGIPLKGNNEPSYIVTIAPKANIRGVCTSGLGGRSFSKGIADLAVTLASDAATADVSATLVANSTDVNSPNIVRCYADEIDSETDIAGQLVTLKANNLQEDEKLKALMNGCDVAEKLLNKQVIQGVFIAVGKHMVKIPNEIDIKAI, encoded by the coding sequence ATGATTGAAAAACTCAAGGATGATAGAGTTTATGTTGAACAAGGTCCTATTCGTATGGTGTTAGATTTATCTATAGATAATAAAAAAAAGCCAAACTTGGCCTTAGAAGTTGCAGAGCATGTATTAGGGCAGTTTCATAAAACCCTTAATTATATACCATATGTTAAAGGGCAAAAAAAACTTGAAGCACCCATAGAAGAAGCCCCTATAGCACTACAGAAGATGTTAAAGGCTGTAGAAAAATGTAGCGATAGCTTCATGACTCCTCTTTCAGCTGTTGCAGGCTCCTTTTCAGATATCGCTTTAGAAAAAGCTTTAGAGCTTGGTTGTCAAAGGATAATAGTAAACAATGGTGGCGATATTGCTTTGACAGATGTGGACAACCCTATTAATGTAGGTATACCGCTTAAAGGGAATAACGAGCCTAGCTATATTGTCACCATAGCTCCTAAAGCTAACATAAGAGGGGTTTGCACCAGTGGGTTAGGTGGAAGAAGTTTTTCCAAGGGGATAGCAGATTTAGCAGTTACTTTAGCTAGTGATGCGGCTACTGCTGATGTTAGTGCTACACTTGTAGCTAATAGTACTGATGTAAATTCGCCTAATATTGTGAGATGTTACGCTGATGAAATTGATAGTGAAACAGATATAGCAGGGCAATTAGTTACCTTAAAAGCTAATAACCTACAGGAAGATGAGAAGCTTAAAGCTTTGATGAATGGTTGTGACGTCGCAGAAAAGCTTTTAAATAAGCAGGTAATTCAAGGGGTATTCATAGCTGTTGGAAAACATATGGTTAAGATTCCTAATGAAATAGATATCAAGGCTATTTAA
- a CDS encoding amino acid synthesis family protein, with protein MKIRKFYTWVEEPKIDGEKPIEGNPQKKVSVAVVIENPFAGKYQEDLSELADWSEKIAPLMVEKALTAANIDESEAQNYGKAAIVGGNGELEHAAAVLHPKLGKPFRAGLAGGKSIIPSAKKMGYPGAAIDVPLHYKDAAYVRTHFDAMEVSIPDAPRDNELVLILSVTNCGRPHPRVGGLTIEEAEGKDGLR; from the coding sequence ATGAAAATTAGAAAGTTTTATACTTGGGTGGAAGAGCCTAAAATTGATGGAGAAAAACCCATTGAAGGAAACCCACAAAAAAAAGTATCGGTGGCAGTTGTAATTGAAAATCCATTTGCAGGAAAATATCAAGAGGATCTGTCAGAATTAGCAGATTGGAGTGAAAAAATTGCTCCTTTAATGGTAGAAAAAGCTTTAACTGCTGCAAACATAGATGAATCAGAGGCTCAAAATTATGGTAAGGCGGCAATTGTAGGAGGAAATGGCGAGTTAGAGCACGCTGCAGCAGTGTTGCATCCAAAGTTAGGGAAACCTTTCAGAGCTGGTTTAGCTGGAGGAAAGTCAATTATTCCATCGGCTAAAAAAATGGGATACCCAGGTGCAGCTATAGATGTACCTTTACATTATAAAGACGCTGCATATGTAAGGACTCATTTTGATGCTATGGAAGTGAGCATACCAGATGCTCCTAGAGATAATGAGTTAGTGCTAATACTATCTGTCACCAATTGTGGAAGACCCCATCCAAGAGTAGGTGGATTAACCATAGAAGAAGCAGAGGGCAAAGATGGACTAAGATAG
- a CDS encoding MerR family transcriptional regulator produces the protein MLIGEVSQRYRINIETLRYYERLGLVVPGRVGNRRCYTEKDIDDLIFVLRMKEMMFSLSEIKKVMAIDKKIDKAINTQHIDKDEIDKLQKEVAKKHDDILKKEKELAKVKGHLNKLLCKIEEFKKGEES, from the coding sequence ATGTTAATTGGTGAAGTGTCTCAAAGGTATAGAATTAATATTGAAACTTTGAGGTATTACGAAAGGCTGGGGTTAGTTGTTCCTGGGAGAGTCGGCAATAGAAGGTGTTATACCGAAAAGGATATTGACGATTTGATCTTTGTTCTGCGTATGAAGGAGATGATGTTTTCTTTGTCTGAGATTAAAAAGGTTATGGCTATAGATAAAAAAATAGATAAAGCAATTAATACACAGCATATAGATAAGGATGAAATTGATAAATTGCAAAAGGAAGTTGCTAAAAAGCATGACGATATATTAAAAAAAGAAAAGGAGTTAGCAAAAGTTAAGGGGCATTTAAACAAGTTGCTTTGCAAAATTGAAGAATTTAAAAAAGGGGAGGAGTCATAA
- a CDS encoding aldo/keto reductase has protein sequence MLRKELAKLPFSSIGFGCYGLGGAYGSKINEKQGIDLIQTAFTQGIKVFDTASSYEGTEEILGKAIAPFRHEVVVASKVGLVAGNIPDLSKRNVIASCKESLKKLGTDYLDIYQIHYDDPKTTVEETVEGLESLKEAGLIRSYGIGHLPMGRMLEYLKVGDVSTVLSEISVINNSSYTQLYPLHKKYGFDIMGFSVTGRGILSGEINHATKFLPGDIRAIDPQFKRSKLKSALRKYKKLKEISENCGVTPVQLAICWVIHKEGIEVALIGPTKKEHLLENSRAAKCSIKKDIIDEIDRFIRKEDEWLKVAVSEDVSNILDNQLNKDIVTVTQDLIYVLEHCLENNLMEHKKGAALYKQVIAVQKSDKSLNQIQEIKEEIKSSI, from the coding sequence ATGCTCAGAAAAGAGCTGGCGAAACTACCTTTTTCTTCTATAGGGTTTGGGTGCTATGGATTGGGTGGAGCTTACGGGAGTAAGATTAATGAAAAACAAGGTATAGACTTAATTCAAACGGCGTTTACTCAGGGGATAAAGGTATTTGATACCGCCAGTAGTTATGAGGGTACTGAAGAAATATTAGGAAAAGCTATTGCACCTTTTAGACACGAGGTTGTAGTAGCATCTAAGGTTGGTCTTGTAGCAGGCAATATACCAGACCTATCCAAGAGGAATGTTATTGCGTCATGCAAGGAAAGTCTAAAAAAGCTTGGCACAGATTATTTAGATATTTATCAAATCCATTATGATGATCCAAAGACAACGGTTGAAGAGACAGTAGAGGGTTTGGAAAGTCTTAAAGAAGCTGGGCTGATAAGAAGCTACGGTATAGGTCATTTGCCTATGGGAAGAATGCTAGAATATTTAAAGGTAGGGGATGTATCTACTGTTTTATCAGAAATTAGTGTAATTAATAACTCTAGTTATACGCAGTTGTATCCACTTCATAAAAAGTATGGCTTTGACATAATGGGTTTTAGTGTAACTGGCAGAGGGATCTTATCGGGGGAAATAAATCATGCTACTAAATTTTTACCCGGTGATATTAGGGCAATCGATCCACAGTTTAAAAGATCTAAGCTTAAGTCAGCTCTACGGAAATACAAAAAGCTAAAAGAGATTAGCGAAAATTGTGGGGTTACACCGGTCCAGTTAGCCATTTGTTGGGTAATACACAAGGAAGGCATAGAAGTAGCGTTGATAGGGCCAACAAAGAAAGAGCATCTTTTAGAAAATAGCAGGGCAGCAAAATGTAGTATAAAAAAAGATATTATAGATGAAATTGATCGTTTTATAAGAAAGGAAGATGAATGGCTAAAGGTAGCTGTATCTGAAGATGTGTCTAACATATTAGATAATCAACTGAATAAAGACATTGTCACCGTTACCCAAGATTTAATATATGTGCTAGAGCATTGTCTGGAGAACAACTTGATGGAGCACAAAAAAGGGGCAGCTTTATATAAGCAAGTAATAGCAGTACAAAAAAGTGATAAATCGTTAAATCAGATACAGGAAATAAAAGAAGAAATAAAGAGCAGCATTTAA